In Mytilus edulis unplaced genomic scaffold, xbMytEdul2.2 SCAFFOLD_1812, whole genome shotgun sequence, the sequence tgtagagTATTATATAAAATGAACTTCATTAAATATGTAAAGTAAATTTCACTGAGAAGGTAACCCAGCAGCATTTATTTACCAATGCCTTGTATAATTTGTGTGCTTTCAAGGAACGAACAAACAATTTAATCATAAATTTGTACAAGAAACTATTTCTTCTGGTCAAATgtctaataataataaaatgcaaaatattaaGGCATTTTTGTCTTGTCAATAAAAaccattcagaaaaaaaatttcctTTTGTCACATTTTTATTACAATGTGTCATACAGTTTAAACAgaactttatatttaaatttacatATCTACATGTGTCTTATCCCAACTAATCCTTTCACATTTTTTATGACCAAATAATATTAGAGACATCCATAAGAAGTTTGCAGGTTAGGAgaatttatacatgtacaacattGCATTTACAACCATAAGAGGAACAACAATTCAGTAAGGACAACAAGGTTTTTTTAACAACCTTCACTACCCATTAGGGTCTTGCAGTGGCAGTTCAGAAGGGGATCAATTTTCATCTAATGATCTAAATAAAAAGGGTCCTATTCTGATACAGATTTATCCTGCTAGTCACTCACAATTGTTTTTGTATAGTCTTTTTTCATTGCTCTATTATATAAGAACTGTCATTTACATGAAGGTTTAATCAGCTTGTTTCAAGTGTCTGTATGAAGTAAAATGTATCCATCACATTTATTTGTGTTAAATATTCAGGTTTGCGATCGTAAATATTTGTCCATTCATTAAGATTAGACCCCCCTCATAGCAAACTTAAATACTCTATTGTGATAGAGGTAATGCACTGTTGACGATAGTATCACCTGTGTTCAGGTCCTGGTAAAAGATGTACAGATTAAATATTGATAAGTCTTAATTTATGATAAATCATAAATATTGTCACCTGAGCAGCcaggtaaaaatatttagatgaGGAAGAGTTATTGTCTGTCCATAAATAGCAGCAAATCTGATTGTTTTTATCtgattgtttttatataaaaaagacaaacatttgtCAGCAATTTTAACatttccctttgatcttactgcctaatatttttctatatatcaATGACAGGACCTGACACTCAAAAGTGTTAGGTAACAACATCACTTAAACAGTACAGCAACGTCACATATCCATGTCCATCCGCAAACTGTTTAATAAACAATAAAGTGCATGCATGAGATTTCCTTCAAAAAACAATCACAACCTTTACTACTCATAAAAATAGTTATGCtgacaatttcattttattttatattctcaACCAAAACACACgttgttaaaacaaaattgtggataaaaagaaaattggctttttatacaaccgcaaacaAAATTTTGTCGTCTGCGTGGTCTGTGGCCtcatcgtccgaagacacattggttcctgtacaataactttagttttattaagtggatctctatgaaactttttaagaaggttcaataccactaaaggaaggttgggattgattttggggaacTAGGAactaggggccaaaaagaggcctaaatcaagcatttttctagtttcaggataataacttatGTATAAGAATTTtagattgctctgaaattgtaccacaatgttaaataccacaagtataaaaaagaagatgtggtatgtttgccaatgagacaactgtccacaagagaccaaaatgacacagacattagcaactataggtcaccgtacggccttcaacaatgaacaaagcccatactgcatagtcagctataaaaggcccatatatgacaatgtaaaacaattcaaacgagaaaactaatggccttatttatttaagacaatgaactaaaaacaaacatttaacacataaacaaacgacaaccactgaatcacaggctcctgacttgggacaggcacgtacATAAATATAGATGGTTGGGATTCATTTTTGGGTTATggggccaacagtttaggaatttattagggccaaaaaggggccaaaaacaaacatttttgtagtttcctgacagtaacttgtgtgtaagtgtatgaatctctcctgacattgtaccacaaggtccCATataacaaaagaaaggttggatTGAGTTTGGGTTTAATTGCCCCAAACATGTAGCATGCGGCACTCAGcaaagaattttattatttttagatacTGTTACATGTATGTACTGACTATACAAAAATGTCATTATTTTTCATTCACTGGTACATAAATAATATTTCCTTTATAAAAGGATATCATTCACTCAGCACCAGAGCTCTCTAGTGAATCACTGTCTTTACTGTTGAGGTTTTGTTATGAATCATGttacaatttttgtttaacaTGTATTTGCTATTTTCCATCAGGATTAGGAAGGAATCATGATATGAAACAAAAATAGACATGACagctttttcttttattttagaatatACAGAATGCAGTACCAGGGAAGTGTTCAGAACTTGTCTCGTCAACGAGTCAACATTCACTATCTCAACCACAAAGCCATGATCAACAATATCAACAACAGTATTCATTAGGAAGACAGAGAGCTGGAGGTCAGCCTTCACCATACGTATCACGCCGAGGAGAGGATGACAGACGATCACATGACCAAGTCTATCGTGATGACAGAAATGCATCAAACAGTAGTAATTTGGGCAAAGTGGATAATCTAACTATGGAAAGAAATCAAAGACATCATGAACAAAGTTCTTTTCGCAATGAATCACTGCCTAGACATGCTGCTGGTGACCCACATCAGTCATATCCACAGTACAGTCATTCAGATGATCCAAGAAAAAACCTGTCGTACGAATCAAGATCATCAGATCAAAATGAAGGAGGTCATGATAGGTATGATCCTAGAGTATCAAGACATGCAAGTCAACGTTCTATAAATTATCCAGATTCACGTGAACAAGCAGGACATAACATGTTGAGAGAAAAGTCACGATCCCAGTGTCGCACGACATGAAAGTCAGAGATCATTGAATTATCCAGATCAACAGCATCACCAGTCTTCTCATGCATCTCACTCCCGTTTGCCAACAGATTCTCCTATATATGTCAAGACACCAGGAACCTATGTCTGCTAGAGGTTCACAAAGTCAGATGTCTCTAGCACCTCAAAGACAACAAGAATATTTCCCTAATGTATCAACTCATCAGACAATGCAGCCACCACCTTGCAGAGAGACCCACCGTCTCGACAGCCTCCATCACCTCATGATGCACAGGGTCAGGGTTCAAGATCACAGCAAGATATTCCACCTTCACCTTATATGTCTAGACACCAAGGAGGTCCAGCAGATTCACCATATATGTCAAGACACCCAAGTCAAAGATCAGTTGGACAGCGAGTGACATTCCTCAACAATCAAATGTTTCAAGACATGAAAGTCAAAGATCACTAGTTCCCCCTCAGTCCCAACCACCTTATGTATATCATCAACCATCATCTGCTTCAAGCACATTAAGTCGTCAACCTCATTATCAGCAGGGACCACAACATAATGAGGCTCCTTCAGCCACAAGTACATTGCTTCGCCAATCACATCATCAGCACCACCTCATTTACATGAACCCCCTTCAGCTTCAAGCACTTTAAGTCGGGACTATCAACAATCAGGAAGAGCTCCACCAGTCTCAAATTCATGGAAGTCAAACTTCTGTAAGTAACAGCCTGTTTACACACGACAAGATAGTGGGCCCGCCTCCCCCATATCAGACTCACAACGACAACATTCCAGAGATCAGGAGAATAGTGATACCATGCGTCGTGAACAAAGTTATCTTCAACAGTCAATGAATGaggaacaaaacaaaaacacttctCAAGTAGCACGATCTCAAAGCCAAGTATCTCATCACCGCTCAGGTGATCCTAGACTGACACCAAAGTTATCCCGTAATGAAAGTGAAAGATCCGTGGCACGAAGTCAACATTCCCAGAGCTAGCAGTCTTTCTAATTCACATCCAATTCCTGATGGTAAGTACAAATACCAATAACTTAAATAAGATGTACCTATACTCAGTATTATAAATAAGATGTACCTATACTCAGTATTATAAATAAGATGTACCTATACTCAGTATTATAAATAAGATGTACCTATACTCAGTATTATAAGCCACACAGAATAGCTGCAAATCAATATTAAAATGTCATCATTTTACTTCCATCGCCCATCTGATTTTTGTctcaaacacatttttaaaatatcaaccCGACAGAATGTAGAGGTCATCGTGCACAATCAATgcaatattcaattaaaaaatcctgaaaaatctttgtaaacattttttttttctcaatctaatttataaatattgtatatttcAGCCAGAGCAACAGAAGCATCACATATAATTGACTTACTTGAAAAAGAAATAGTCTATCTCACAGGTTTGTATAAacgttcagttttttttttacattttctcaaTTTGACATTTATTTGTGTGTTAACTTAGAATTAAAGCAGGGTTAACTAATGGAAAAAATACATTGTCCAATGAACAAGAGAGTGCAAGTACTGTATATACAGCTGATATCATAAGATTAAAATTCACAAATTAATTGCAATCTATCATCAAAATTTAGTTACTACATGTAAAATCTGGATTGATTCTGCTTTATTGGGGATCTAAGGTGACAAAAGACATAACAATCACAAAAACCAGgatattttgaatgtaaaaaaaaatgtaaatgttaaaatgtttttgCAATAATGAAAGCAGTGGTAAATTTTGATATAGAATGCAAACAAAAGGACTGGCATATTCTGTGTGTGAAATTTGTTTAAACAATTAGAAAGGTGTTTGTCGAAAAAATACCTGAAGaaattagtaaaattaaacaAGGAtttgtcttactatacaaatcctgagataaacaatattattttatacTATAAAGCTTGGTTTAAGCATAATGCAAGCATTGACTTTTCCTAGGCAGTTTTTTATTCGATGGCCATTGTATATACAGTAACAGATAGAAAAGTTAACTACACTAAAGGTGAAAAGTATCATGTCATATAACAATGGATCAACTTCAAACTTTAGAAACAATATTCCTAATATGACTTATTGAGCTGCATCATTTTAGTCCACCTTGGAAAGGATCTATAACAAAAAGATTTAAACTTAGCAGTTTAAGACAAGACTGCATGTTCCTAttgctttgtttgtttttcaGGTGGTAGAGATAGACAAGGAGGACCAGTCGTAACTTTCCCACCTCACAGACAACAGCCAAACTTTAATTCAGAAGATATCACCACATGTATGAACTATCTGGCACAGATACCAAGGTTAGTTTCTATTGGAAGATATAGTTTacataaaaagcaaaatcacaaaaacgctgaaccccgaggaaaattcaaatagcaaaatcaaaagttcaagcacctcaaaagaatggataacaactgtcaaattcctgacttggtactggcatttac encodes:
- the LOC139508589 gene encoding SEC14 domain and spectrin repeat-containing protein 1-like is translated as MKVKDPWHEVNIPRASSLSNSHPIPDARATEASHIIDLLEKEIVYLTGGRDRQGGPVVTFPPHRQQPNFNSEDITTCMNYLAQIPSEES